A portion of the Macaca mulatta isolate MMU2019108-1 chromosome 4, T2T-MMU8v2.0, whole genome shotgun sequence genome contains these proteins:
- the UBD gene encoding ubiquitin D codes for MAPNASCLSVHVLSEEWDLMTFDANPEDSVKKINEHVRSKTKVPVQDQVLLLGSKILKPRRRLSSYGIDKEKTIHLTLKVVKPSDEELPLYLVESRDEGQRHLLQVRRSSSVAQVKAMIETKTGVTPETQIVNCNGKRLEDGKMMADYGIRKGNLLFLTSYCIAG; via the exons ATGGCTCCCAATGCTTCCTGCCTCTCT GTGCATGTTCTTTCTGAGGAATGGGATTTAATGACCTTTGATGCCAACCCAGAGGACAGcgtgaaaaaaatcaatgaacacgTCCGGTCTAAGACCAAGGTTCCTGTGCAGGACCAGGTTCTTTTGCTGGGCTCCAAGATCCTAAAGCCACGGAGAAGGCTCTCATCTTATGGCATTGACAAGGAGAAGACCATCCACCTTACCCTGAAAGTGGTGAAGCCCAGTGATGAGGAGCTGCCCTTGTATCTTGTGGAGTCACGTGATGAGGGGCAGAGGCACCTCCTCCAGGTGCGAAGGTCCAGCTCAGTGGCACAAGTGAAAGCAATGATCGAGACCAAGACGGGTGTAACCCCTGAGACCCAGATTGTGAATTGCAATGGAAAGAGACTGGAAGATGGGAAGATGATGGCAGATTATGGAATCAGAAAGGGCAACTTACTCTTCCTGACATCTTATTGTATTGCAGGGTGA
- the OR2I1 gene encoding putative olfactory receptor 2I1 — MLANQASTEERFLLLGFSDWPSLQPVLFALVLLCYLLTLTGNSVLVLLTVRDPRLHTPMYYFLCHLALVDAGFTTSVVPPLLANLRGPALWLPRSHCTAQLCASLALGSAECVLLAVMALDRAAAVCRPLRYAGLASPRLCRALASSSWLGGLTNSVAQTALLAERPLCGPRLLDHFICELPALLKLACGGDGDTTENQMFAARVVILLLPSGVILASYGAVARAVCCLRSSGGRRRAVGTCGSHLTAVCLFYGSAIYTYLQPAQRYNQARGKFVSLFYTVVTPALNPLIYTLRNKEVKGAARRLLWSLGRGQAVQ, encoded by the exons ATGCTTGCGAATCAAGCAAG CACAGAGGAGCGCTTCCTCCTGCTGGGTTTCTCCGACTGGCCCTCCCTGCAGCCGGTCCTCTTCGCCCTTGTCCTCCTCTGCTACCTCCTGACCTTGACCGGCAACTCGGTGCTGGTGCTGCTGACGGTGCGCGACCCGCGCCTGCACACGCCCATGTACTACTTCCTCTGCCACCTGGCCTTGGTGGACGCGGGCTTCACCACGAGCGTGGTGCCGCCCCTGCTGGCCAACCTGCGCGGACCAGCGCTCTGGCTGCCGCGCAGCCACTGCACGGCCCAGCTGTGCGCATCGCTGGCTCTGGGTTCCGCCGAGTGCGTCCTCCTGGCGGTGATGGCGCTGGACCGCGCGGCCGCAGTGTGCCGGCCGCTGCGCTACGCTGGGCTCGCCTCCCCGCGCCTATGCCGCGCGCTGGCCAGCTCCTCCTGGCTAGGCGGCCTCACCAACTCCGTTGCGCAAACAGCGCTCCTGGCTGAGCGGCCTCTGTGCGGGCCCCGCCTGCTGGACCACTTCATCTGTGAGCTGCCGGCGTTGCTCAAGCTGGCCTGCGGAGGCGACGGAGACACCACCGAGAACCAGATGTTCGCCGCCCGTGTGGTCATCCTGCTGCTGCCGTCTGGCGTCATCCTGGCCTCCTATGGTGCCGTGGCCCGAGCTGTCTGTTGCCTGCGGTCCAGCGGAGGCCGGAGAAGGGCGGTGGGCACGTGTGGGTCCCACCTGACAGCGGTCTGCCTGTTCTACGGCTCGGCCATCTACACCTACTTGCAGCCCGCGCAGCGCTACAACCAGGCACGGGGCAAGTTCGTATCGCTCTTCTACACCGTGGTCACACCCGCTCTCAACCCGCTCATCTACACCCTCAGGAATAAGGAAGTGAAGGGGGCGGCGAGGAGGCTGCTGTGGAGTCTGGGGAGAGGCCAGGCTGTACAGTGA